One genomic segment of Vespa velutina chromosome 10, iVesVel2.1, whole genome shotgun sequence includes these proteins:
- the LOC124952239 gene encoding galactose mutarotase-like codes for MSHLSPAGREGYPGYMLTQVKYTWTDDNQLHINIRATATEPTPANITNYSLLNLAGHAAGPKELKKHVVTINADSWTFMDIKNYLPTGAIRSVENTVYDLRLPTQLTKETLYRVPGGGYNHNLCICSPSSWCYRFHARIIHPESGRTLEIYSNHPGLQFYTGNDLPDPNLVYPSDWEDYISKFCDDRNQTNSTIYGKEGVPYRRHGAFVLSPQNYPNAINIDNFPSCILYPGKVYVHDMSYKFGLLTKD; via the exons ATGTCTCATCTAAGTCCTGCGGGTAGAGAAGGTTATCCCGGTTATATGTTGACACAAGTTAAATATACTTGGACGGACGATAATCAATTGCATATAAATATTCGTGCCACTGCTACTGAGCCAACACCAGCTAATATCACCAATTATTCTTTGTTAAATTTGGCCGGCCAT gCTGCCGGTcctaaagaattaaaaaagcaCGTTGTAACGATAAATGCCGATAGTTGGACGTTCATGGATATAAAAAACTATTTGCCGACAGGTGCTATTCGTTCTGTCGAGAATACCGTCTACGATTTACGTTTACCGACACAATTAACCAAAGAAACACTTTATCGCGTACCAGGAGGAGGTTACAATCATAATCTATGTATTTGCAGTCCAAGCTCTTGGTGTTATCGATTCCATGCTAG GATCATACATCCTGAATCAGGAAGGactttagaaatttattcgaatcatCCTGGGTTACAATTTTATACCGGAAACGATTTGCCCGATCCTAATCTCGTTTATCCATCAGATTGGGAggattatatttcaaaattttgtGATGACAGG AATCAAACAAATTCGACGATTTATGGTAAAGAAGGTGTCCCGTATCGCCGACACGGAGCTTTCGTTCTATCCCCACAAAATTATCCTAACGctattaatatagataattttcCTTCTTGTATTCTTTATCCTGGTAAGGTTTACGTCCATGATATGTCCTATAAATTTGGTTTGCTAACCAAAGATTAA